Proteins encoded within one genomic window of Couchioplanes caeruleus:
- the folK gene encoding 2-amino-4-hydroxy-6-hydroxymethyldihydropteridine diphosphokinase has product MTRAVLSIGANLGDRYAHLKGAVEGLGESVVLVSGVYETPPWGDTAQPAYLNAVLLAVDPAADARAWLEKARNLEAGAGRVRDPGRRFGPRTLDVDVIAVWADDGDPVISDDPELTLPHPRVHERAFVLKPWLDIQPYAQLPGHGWVTDLLNLPALAADANAMTPRPDLTLESGG; this is encoded by the coding sequence ATGACCCGGGCCGTTCTGTCGATCGGCGCCAACCTCGGCGACCGGTACGCCCATCTCAAGGGCGCCGTCGAGGGACTGGGCGAGAGCGTCGTGCTGGTCTCGGGGGTGTACGAGACACCACCCTGGGGTGACACCGCGCAGCCGGCGTACCTGAACGCGGTCCTGCTGGCCGTCGACCCGGCGGCCGACGCCCGGGCCTGGCTGGAGAAGGCCCGGAACCTGGAGGCCGGAGCCGGACGGGTCCGCGATCCCGGGCGCCGGTTCGGCCCGCGCACGCTCGACGTGGACGTCATCGCGGTCTGGGCGGACGACGGCGATCCCGTGATCAGCGACGACCCGGAGCTGACGCTGCCGCACCCGCGTGTGCACGAGCGGGCCTTCGTGCTCAAGCCGTGGCTCGACATCCAGCCGTACGCCCAGCTTCCCGGCCATGGATGGGTGACCGATCTGCTGAACCTGCCGGCGCTCGCCGCCGACGCGAACGCGATGACCCCCCGGCCGGATCTGACGTTAGAGTCTGGAGGGTGA
- a CDS encoding ABC transporter ATP-binding protein, translating into MDATAINDSGAGRTAASITLENVGKVYPDGTVAVGDISMEVRAGELAVLIGPSGCGKSTVLRMLNRLIEPSKGRILIDGEDIAAQDPVELRRHIGYVIQNVGLFPHQTIRANVGTVPRLLGWNRKKTRARAEELLELVGLDPARYGGRYPHELSGGQRQRVGVARALAADPLVLLMDEPFSAVDPIVRGRLQEEFLRLQAAVRKTIVLVTHDIDEAVRLGDRIAVLAEGGRLLQYASPADLLSEPASAAVGEFVGNDRGVRRLTVTKVRDAMRPMGQIEDIERLPTVDAGGTLYDALSVMLTSDALNVVAMQDGKPVGTISRSLLFDVPNRQAAART; encoded by the coding sequence GTGGACGCTACCGCGATCAACGACTCCGGTGCTGGCCGGACCGCGGCGTCTATCACGCTCGAGAACGTGGGAAAGGTCTATCCCGACGGCACCGTGGCCGTCGGCGACATCAGCATGGAGGTGCGGGCCGGCGAGCTGGCCGTCCTCATCGGGCCGTCCGGCTGTGGCAAGTCGACCGTGCTCCGCATGCTCAACCGGCTGATCGAGCCGTCGAAGGGCCGGATCCTCATCGACGGTGAGGACATCGCGGCGCAGGACCCCGTCGAGCTGCGCCGGCACATCGGGTACGTGATTCAGAATGTGGGACTCTTCCCGCACCAGACGATCCGCGCCAACGTCGGCACCGTCCCCCGGCTGCTCGGCTGGAACCGGAAGAAGACCCGGGCACGCGCGGAGGAACTGCTCGAGCTCGTCGGCCTGGACCCCGCCCGGTACGGCGGCCGCTACCCGCACGAGCTCTCGGGCGGGCAGCGTCAGCGGGTCGGTGTGGCCCGGGCGCTCGCCGCGGACCCGCTGGTGCTGCTCATGGACGAGCCGTTCTCGGCGGTCGACCCGATCGTCCGCGGCCGCCTCCAGGAGGAATTCCTCCGGCTCCAGGCCGCGGTCCGCAAGACCATCGTGCTGGTCACCCACGACATCGACGAGGCCGTACGGCTCGGCGACCGGATCGCGGTCCTCGCCGAAGGCGGCCGGCTGCTGCAGTACGCCTCCCCGGCCGACCTGCTGAGCGAGCCGGCGTCGGCGGCGGTCGGCGAGTTCGTCGGCAACGACCGGGGCGTCCGCCGGCTCACGGTCACCAAGGTGCGCGACGCGATGCGCCCGATGGGACAGATCGAGGACATCGAGCGGCTGCCGACGGTCGACGCGGGCGGCACGCTCTACGACGCCCTGTCGGTGATGCTGACCAGCGATGCGCTGAACGTGGTGGCCATGCAGGACGGGAAGCCGGTCGGGACCATCTCGCGGTCGCTGCTCTTCGACGTACCGAATCGTCAGGCCGCGGCCCGGACCTGA
- a CDS encoding ABC transporter permease has translation MAYDETPYRRNVGDAQTPADPAAYRTGSAATDPRSWRRDPEADDAGTRITEPLPAAGRRADLGRDRLGVHIGWEIVLLLAVAAVAFLLYRLDPAALRRPALDTLLTSGAAIGLLALGAGLTLRAGVPNLAVGPIALAAALHFAENGDDGLVRAVVPALIVAAAGGLVAAVLVLVLHVPGWLTSLAAAMGVIVYDQLRTAPAPIQRTYDLSDQAFYLFGGFALVAVIGGALGTVQPIRRMIGRMRPVGDPADRRGGQAVLPVVAALVLSSVFAVGAGTLLAARSTAPIVPGTGLEWTGVAFGVALLAGTSAYGRRGGIFGTLLATAGLTLFLDYADRRDFDIALFAVGAAAIGAGLLVTRLVETYGRPLPPTGVDEDWNGAPDTGEWSPAVPETWSSSSATSAQSRSSEQWDLGPWGGGR, from the coding sequence ATGGCCTACGACGAGACCCCGTACCGTCGCAACGTCGGCGACGCGCAGACGCCGGCCGACCCGGCGGCATACCGGACCGGCTCGGCGGCCACCGACCCCCGCTCCTGGCGCCGTGATCCGGAGGCGGACGACGCCGGGACCCGGATCACCGAGCCGTTGCCCGCCGCCGGCCGCCGTGCCGACCTCGGGCGCGACCGGCTCGGCGTCCACATCGGCTGGGAGATCGTGCTGCTGCTGGCCGTCGCGGCCGTCGCCTTCCTCCTCTACCGGCTCGATCCCGCCGCCCTGCGCCGGCCCGCGCTGGACACGCTGCTCACCTCGGGTGCCGCGATCGGGCTGCTCGCCCTCGGCGCCGGGCTCACGCTGCGCGCCGGCGTACCGAATCTCGCGGTCGGCCCGATCGCCCTCGCCGCGGCGCTGCACTTCGCCGAGAACGGCGACGACGGTCTGGTCCGGGCGGTGGTCCCGGCGCTGATCGTCGCCGCCGCCGGCGGCCTGGTGGCCGCGGTCCTCGTGCTCGTGCTGCACGTGCCGGGCTGGCTGACCTCGCTGGCCGCGGCCATGGGCGTCATCGTGTACGACCAGTTGCGCACCGCCCCGGCCCCGATCCAGCGCACCTATGACCTCTCCGACCAGGCGTTCTACCTCTTCGGCGGCTTCGCTCTGGTGGCCGTGATCGGCGGCGCGCTGGGCACGGTCCAGCCGATCCGCCGGATGATCGGCCGGATGCGCCCGGTCGGCGACCCGGCCGACCGGCGCGGCGGCCAGGCGGTGCTGCCGGTCGTGGCCGCACTCGTGCTGTCGTCGGTGTTCGCGGTCGGCGCCGGCACCCTTCTGGCGGCCCGGTCGACGGCGCCGATCGTGCCCGGCACCGGGCTGGAGTGGACCGGGGTCGCGTTCGGCGTGGCACTGCTGGCGGGCACGAGCGCGTACGGCCGCCGCGGCGGCATCTTCGGCACCCTGCTCGCGACGGCCGGGCTGACGCTGTTCCTCGACTACGCCGACCGCCGCGACTTCGACATCGCCCTGTTCGCGGTCGGCGCCGCCGCGATCGGCGCGGGCCTGCTGGTGACGCGGCTGGTGGAGACGTACGGACGGCCGCTGCCGCCGACCGGCGTCGACGAGGACTGGAACGGCGCTCCGGACACCGGCGAGTGGTCGCCGGCCGTGCCGGAGACCTGGTCGTCGTCGTCGGCCACCTCGGCGCAGAGCCGCTCGTCCGAGCAGTGGGACCTCGGACCCTGGGGCGGCGGACGCTGA
- the folP gene encoding dihydropteroate synthase, with product MGVLNVTPDSFSDGGRYAGLEAAVAHGIALHRAGADIVDIGGESTRPGADRVDAPTEIARVLPVIRELVAAGVPLSVDTTRAAVAAAALEAGAAIVNDVSGGLADPGMAAVVADAGCPWILMHWRGHSRRMQDLAVYADVVAEVRDELRHRVDAAVDAGVDPGRLILDPGLGFAKRPEHNWALSAHLDRLIALGHPVLFAASRKTYLGRLLADAGGEPRPVDGREPATIATSVLAVAAGAWGVRVHDVRATVDALAVWRATGSPRLERTHP from the coding sequence ATGGGGGTTCTCAACGTGACGCCGGACTCGTTCTCCGACGGCGGGCGGTACGCCGGTCTCGAGGCTGCCGTCGCCCACGGGATCGCCCTGCACCGCGCGGGAGCCGACATCGTCGACATCGGTGGGGAATCCACCCGTCCGGGCGCCGATCGGGTCGATGCGCCGACCGAGATCGCCCGGGTGCTGCCGGTGATCCGGGAGTTGGTCGCGGCGGGCGTGCCGCTCAGCGTGGACACCACCCGGGCCGCTGTCGCCGCCGCCGCGCTCGAGGCGGGCGCCGCGATCGTGAACGACGTCTCCGGTGGACTCGCCGACCCCGGCATGGCCGCGGTCGTCGCCGACGCCGGCTGTCCCTGGATCTTGATGCACTGGCGCGGCCACTCGCGCCGCATGCAGGACCTCGCCGTGTACGCCGACGTCGTCGCCGAGGTCCGTGACGAGCTCCGGCACCGCGTGGACGCCGCGGTCGACGCCGGAGTGGATCCGGGCCGGCTGATCCTCGACCCCGGCCTCGGCTTCGCCAAACGGCCGGAACACAACTGGGCCCTGAGTGCCCATCTCGATCGACTGATCGCCCTGGGCCATCCGGTGCTGTTCGCCGCGTCGCGCAAGACCTATCTCGGCCGGCTGCTCGCGGACGCCGGCGGCGAGCCGCGCCCCGTGGACGGCCGGGAGCCGGCGACGATCGCGACGTCCGTCCTCGCGGTGGCGGCGGGAGCGTGGGGCGTGCGGGTGCACGACGTCCGCGCCACCGTGGACGCGCTGGCCGTCTGGCGGGCCACCGGAAGCCCCCGCTTGGAAAGGACACACCCATGA
- a CDS encoding ABC transporter permease has product MSFLSRAPAPAWPLAAPADEGPGNPWFSWRYVHDNADDILSAVQFHSSLTARAVIIALVVALPLAIVAYWWRPLTGPILALSGVLYTIPSLALLAMVAPAVGTTSDASVLIALVLYALLVLVRNTLAGLTQVPAEVRDAASGMGYGRLGLLLRIELPLALPGILTGLRLATVSTVALVTVGAMIGKGGLGDLILGGFGDNFYKAKIMTGAILCVALALVLDLALAGLGRLLTPWSRERRA; this is encoded by the coding sequence ATGTCCTTCCTGTCGAGGGCCCCGGCGCCCGCGTGGCCCCTGGCCGCCCCCGCTGACGAGGGTCCGGGCAATCCGTGGTTCTCCTGGCGCTATGTCCACGACAACGCGGACGACATCCTCTCCGCCGTGCAGTTCCACTCGAGTCTCACCGCGCGCGCGGTGATCATCGCGTTGGTCGTCGCCCTGCCGCTGGCGATCGTCGCCTACTGGTGGCGACCGCTGACCGGGCCGATTCTTGCACTCTCGGGCGTCCTCTACACGATTCCGTCGCTCGCGCTTCTCGCCATGGTCGCTCCGGCCGTGGGCACCACGAGCGATGCGTCGGTCCTGATCGCCCTGGTCCTGTACGCCCTGCTCGTGCTGGTCCGCAACACCCTCGCCGGGCTGACCCAGGTGCCGGCCGAGGTTCGCGACGCCGCCTCCGGCATGGGCTACGGCCGGCTCGGGCTCCTGCTGCGGATCGAGCTGCCCCTGGCCCTGCCGGGCATCCTCACCGGCCTGCGCCTGGCCACGGTCTCGACCGTGGCGCTGGTGACGGTCGGTGCGATGATCGGCAAGGGTGGCCTCGGCGATCTGATCCTCGGCGGCTTCGGGGACAACTTCTACAAGGCCAAGATCATGACCGGCGCGATCCTCTGCGTCGCCCTCGCCCTCGTCCTCGACCTCGCGCTGGCCGGGCTGGGTCGCTTGCTGACGCCCTGGAGCAGGGAGCGGCGCGCGTGA
- a CDS encoding DUF3180 domain-containing protein, with translation MRPTSLSALVIAGLAAAAAGWLLLSSFYARMPRLPWLPIIVLATLAIAEAVLAQNTSARIERKPGAPRVDPLAVARYAVLAKASSLAGAIFAGFSAGLLAWLALEPTKAATDDVPAAIGGVVASLALVGAGLWLERSCRVPDEPDRKDGDDSGRRAGHP, from the coding sequence ATGCGGCCGACCAGCCTCTCCGCGCTGGTGATCGCCGGGCTGGCGGCCGCCGCGGCCGGCTGGCTACTGCTCAGTTCCTTCTACGCGCGGATGCCCCGGCTGCCCTGGCTGCCGATCATCGTGCTGGCCACGCTGGCGATCGCGGAGGCGGTCCTGGCGCAGAACACCAGCGCCCGCATCGAGCGCAAGCCCGGCGCGCCGCGGGTCGACCCGCTCGCCGTCGCCCGCTACGCGGTCCTCGCCAAGGCGTCCTCGCTGGCCGGGGCGATCTTCGCCGGGTTCTCCGCGGGCCTGCTGGCCTGGCTCGCCCTCGAGCCGACAAAAGCCGCCACCGACGACGTGCCGGCCGCCATCGGAGGGGTCGTGGCGTCGCTCGCGCTCGTCGGCGCGGGGCTGTGGCTGGAACGCTCCTGCCGGGTGCCCGACGAGCCGGACCGCAAGGATGGGGACGATTCGGGCAGGCGCGCCGGACATCCGTGA
- a CDS encoding ATP-binding protein produces the protein MPTSGGPADPPVPPFTRAPVGPQADYFDEREPSDLGLGDWPDDIRSGETPAPQTTPAPQTPPLWQQAAGATTAPGVYPVGQPDGPLPTTMPGVHPVGAPGPHPAEAATTPYPMNSAGTPEPHPTDAVGAVGAYPMNAAGAPGTYPVNAGAEPERHAELAPMPEKAPSPRREKAPAKRRGRRKRDEPANLPAVRKPAKDVKPAPLRPHKLKFSDRDPAIELEISEIAGHLTFTQSTVTAWYYLPEVRWAFRPDAEREALLSAISEQYAGLAGFRLHLRRTNRPFPADEWARTVDSLTAKPLPDVTGGTSWSDHLVAAQRHLLSVNHAEGQTYLGVTFARRSLGDTFSERILRMFGRGTSDSERRKLGRTVEQFDEVLNAFGMRGRRVTPQELEWLLFRSVALCMAPPGPLSPVSHGHWERGDLLALTEQVERYRTPYGSTVKLVNRMTGEERHVAVLSVGRMEPLEIPEKHEPWMHFHERLPWPMELSSRLDILGSNSSFKNLEHRLRMIRSQQLDYAEHGIDAPPELERLAKRALVIGDEMTTGLPVESARAHGWHRIAVGGRTREECLERARRLIQLYSRELRISLQHPKNQDQLAREFIPGEPIANTGYVRRMPVKLLAAALPQAASTVGDRRGDLIGRTAGTCRRPVFLDLHFPMEVRERSGLGVFVAEPGGGKSTLMGALGYLNARRGVQVTLLDPSGPLARLCQMPELRPYSRVLNLTGSEQGTLAPYALIPTPVRTEFATGPTGDREYEIAVSNARAERRMLVQDICSMLVPPQVAKEASTATLLRHAVRRVPAEETSTLDDVVATLQGLDDDEGKELANLLLDTAEMPLALLFFGRPPQHLLGADAALTVITMAGLRLPDLKIEREYWSAEESLALPMLHTAHRLAVRRCYGGSMSSRKMVGLDEAHFMEGWRSGRSFLVRLARDSRKWNLAALVASQNPRDILGLDVQNLVSTVFVGRIAEDQEIASEALRLLRVPVHDGYEATLASLSQADTSSSSRLGFREFVMRDVDGRVQKVRVDVSYVEGLLEHLDTTPAAAKAAPTAIPTFSDLEA, from the coding sequence CTGCCGACCTCCGGGGGGCCGGCCGATCCGCCGGTGCCGCCCTTCACCCGGGCTCCGGTCGGGCCGCAGGCCGACTACTTCGACGAGCGCGAGCCATCCGACCTCGGCCTGGGCGACTGGCCGGACGACATCCGGTCCGGCGAAACGCCCGCACCTCAGACAACGCCCGCACCTCAGACGCCGCCGTTGTGGCAGCAGGCCGCCGGAGCTACCACGGCTCCCGGCGTGTACCCGGTCGGCCAACCCGATGGTCCACTGCCGACGACCATGCCCGGCGTGCACCCCGTCGGCGCCCCCGGACCGCACCCGGCCGAAGCCGCCACCACGCCGTATCCGATGAATTCGGCCGGCACGCCAGAACCTCACCCGACTGACGCGGTCGGCGCCGTGGGGGCGTACCCGATGAATGCGGCCGGTGCGCCGGGGACGTACCCGGTGAATGCGGGGGCCGAGCCGGAGCGGCACGCCGAGCTGGCGCCCATGCCGGAGAAGGCCCCCTCGCCGCGGCGCGAGAAGGCGCCCGCCAAGCGCAGGGGTCGCCGGAAGCGGGACGAGCCCGCCAACCTGCCGGCCGTCCGCAAGCCGGCCAAGGACGTCAAGCCGGCGCCGCTGCGCCCGCACAAGCTCAAGTTCAGCGACCGCGACCCGGCCATCGAGCTGGAGATCAGTGAGATCGCCGGGCACCTCACGTTCACCCAGAGCACCGTCACGGCGTGGTACTACCTGCCCGAGGTGCGCTGGGCCTTCCGCCCCGACGCCGAGCGCGAGGCACTGCTCTCCGCGATCTCCGAGCAGTACGCCGGCCTGGCCGGGTTCCGCCTGCACCTGCGCCGGACCAACCGGCCGTTCCCCGCGGACGAATGGGCCCGAACGGTCGACTCCCTGACCGCCAAGCCGCTGCCCGACGTCACCGGCGGGACGTCCTGGTCGGACCATCTGGTCGCCGCCCAGCGGCACCTGCTCTCGGTCAACCACGCCGAGGGACAGACCTACCTCGGCGTGACCTTCGCGCGGCGCTCGCTCGGCGACACGTTCTCCGAGCGCATCCTGCGCATGTTCGGCCGGGGCACCTCCGACAGCGAGCGGCGCAAGCTGGGCCGGACGGTCGAGCAGTTCGACGAGGTTCTCAACGCCTTCGGCATGCGCGGACGGCGGGTCACGCCGCAGGAGCTGGAATGGCTGCTGTTCCGCTCGGTCGCGCTCTGCATGGCACCGCCGGGACCGCTCTCCCCCGTCTCGCACGGGCACTGGGAACGCGGCGACCTGCTCGCGCTCACCGAGCAGGTGGAGCGCTACCGGACCCCGTACGGTTCCACCGTCAAGCTGGTCAACCGCATGACCGGCGAGGAACGGCACGTGGCGGTCCTCTCCGTCGGACGCATGGAACCGCTGGAGATCCCGGAAAAGCACGAACCGTGGATGCACTTCCACGAGCGCCTGCCGTGGCCGATGGAGCTCTCCTCACGCCTCGACATCCTCGGATCGAACAGCTCGTTCAAGAACCTCGAGCACCGGCTCCGCATGATCCGCTCCCAGCAGCTCGACTACGCCGAGCACGGCATCGACGCCCCGCCGGAGCTGGAACGCCTCGCCAAGCGCGCCCTGGTCATCGGCGACGAGATGACCACCGGCCTACCCGTCGAGTCCGCCCGGGCCCACGGCTGGCACCGCATCGCGGTCGGCGGCCGCACCCGCGAGGAATGCCTCGAACGCGCGCGCCGGCTCATCCAGCTTTACTCCCGCGAGCTGCGCATCTCGTTGCAGCACCCGAAGAACCAGGACCAGCTCGCCCGCGAGTTCATCCCGGGCGAACCCATCGCCAACACCGGCTACGTGCGCCGCATGCCGGTGAAACTGCTGGCCGCCGCGCTGCCCCAGGCCGCGTCGACGGTCGGTGACCGCCGGGGAGACCTCATCGGGCGTACGGCGGGAACCTGCCGCCGGCCGGTCTTCCTCGACCTGCACTTCCCCATGGAGGTCCGGGAACGCTCGGGCCTCGGCGTCTTCGTCGCGGAGCCCGGTGGCGGCAAGTCCACGTTGATGGGTGCGCTGGGCTACCTCAACGCCCGCCGAGGCGTCCAGGTGACCCTGCTCGACCCGTCCGGCCCCCTCGCCCGGCTGTGCCAGATGCCGGAGCTGCGGCCGTACTCGAGGGTCCTGAATCTGACCGGCTCCGAGCAGGGAACCCTCGCGCCATACGCGCTGATCCCGACCCCGGTCCGCACCGAGTTCGCGACCGGGCCGACCGGGGACCGCGAGTACGAGATCGCGGTCTCCAACGCCCGCGCCGAACGTCGCATGCTGGTCCAGGACATCTGCTCCATGCTGGTGCCGCCGCAGGTCGCCAAGGAGGCCTCGACGGCGACGCTGCTGCGCCACGCGGTACGCCGGGTCCCGGCCGAGGAGACCTCGACCCTGGATGACGTCGTGGCGACCCTCCAGGGCCTGGACGACGACGAAGGCAAGGAACTGGCCAACCTTCTGCTGGACACGGCGGAGATGCCGCTTGCCCTGCTCTTCTTCGGCCGCCCGCCGCAGCACCTGCTCGGCGCGGACGCGGCCCTGACGGTCATCACGATGGCCGGCCTGCGCCTGCCCGACCTGAAGATCGAGAGGGAATACTGGTCGGCCGAGGAATCCCTGGCCCTACCGATGCTGCACACCGCCCACCGCCTGGCGGTACGCCGCTGCTACGGCGGCTCGATGTCGTCGAGGAAAATGGTGGGCCTGGACGAGGCCCACTTCATGGAAGGCTGGCGCTCCGGCCGCTCATTCCTGGTCCGCCTCGCCCGCGACTCCCGCAAATGGAACCTCGCGGCCCTGGTCGCCTCCCAGAACCCCCGCGACATCCTCGGCCTCGACGTCCAGAACCTGGTCTCGACCGTGTTCGTGGGCCGCATCGCCGAAGACCAGGAAATCGCCTCGGAAGCCCTCCGCCTCCTCCGCGTCCCGGTCCACGACGGCTACGAGGCGACCCTGGCGTCGCTGTCGCAGGCGGACACGTCGTCATCGTCCCGCCTCGGCTTCCGAGAGTTCGTCATGCGAGACGTGGACGGCCGGGTGCAGAAGGTGAGAGTCGACGTCTCGTACGTCGAAGGCCTGCTGGAACACCTGGACACCACCCCGGCAGCGGCGAAGGCGGCACCAACAGCCATCCCGACCTTCTCCGACCTGGAGGCCTGA
- the folB gene encoding dihydroneopterin aldolase, whose translation MTDRISLRGLRVRGNHGVFDFERRDGQDFVIDVELELDLAPAAASDHVDDTVHYGELAERLAQVVAGEPVNLIETLADRLVAVCLDDERVAAATVTVHKPQAPIPQEFADVAVTLRRTR comes from the coding sequence ATGACAGACCGGATCTCGCTGCGCGGGCTTCGCGTACGCGGCAATCACGGCGTCTTCGACTTCGAACGCCGCGACGGCCAGGACTTCGTGATCGACGTGGAGCTGGAGCTCGACCTCGCCCCGGCGGCCGCCAGCGACCACGTCGACGACACCGTGCACTACGGGGAACTGGCCGAGCGCCTCGCCCAGGTGGTGGCCGGTGAACCGGTGAACCTGATCGAGACCCTGGCCGACCGGCTCGTCGCGGTGTGCCTCGACGACGAGCGGGTCGCCGCGGCCACGGTCACCGTGCACAAGCCCCAGGCGCCCATTCCACAGGAGTTCGCCGACGTGGCCGTCACCCTGCGGCGTACCCGATGA
- a CDS encoding MFS transporter yields the protein MLRRVCALLTTMAVVVVASIAWAVVVPTPATAASLQAPGGACSTEEWQQDFRSCVNRLADVTEDRAQCLMPPTPSTPDSGLAGWFAERPKSSTLNGPQGIYSQYGYAGYSYTTYDLEGGCASTLIDPEYKIETTVANGEFMIATAVIGASNALRERAWDPQALWGWADPLVDKATKAVYEKVFSVFGVITLAVVGLYLLWRSRQADMGAATTTAGWAILIMVAVTAIAAWPVRSANIADQSLITTLGVVHDAVGPRAQDTPESKCDDKTPGACTDNRPPAVRASDTATETMLYRNWLRGLLGSADSETAKKYGRALYDARSLTWRDAERLRTNPNDRQATIKAKNAQWEKVAEQIKVEDPEAYEYLQGINGMERIGAGFIAVLAAIMFAMFDLTASLLVLLGFLIFRWAVIAAPILGTVGLLRPASSGIRRLGNAVIAAIFNIAIFGTGAAIYLFAVDLIMNTASLPGWLQVVLVWLCGVVGWLLLRPYRRITQLGGKDSTAAITSAGSWHRRFFRDMREAAKLDVADAGGTTEPRIGKGRTVFVEQGNLRPEARLEDPAHAAAARTETTSGAVRDATVVAPRPDGQESSGDAAAVGDPRPGPVGGAASPNRQRRAAGWTEPDVAEPPASYAIYRPETGATTREPAPPRVRTEAR from the coding sequence ATGCTCCGCCGGGTATGCGCCCTGCTGACAACCATGGCGGTAGTGGTCGTGGCAAGCATTGCCTGGGCAGTAGTAGTCCCGACCCCGGCAACAGCAGCCTCCCTCCAAGCCCCCGGCGGCGCATGCAGCACAGAAGAGTGGCAACAAGACTTCAGATCCTGCGTCAATCGCCTGGCTGATGTGACCGAAGACAGGGCGCAGTGCCTTATGCCACCGACGCCCAGTACACCCGATTCCGGGTTGGCCGGCTGGTTTGCCGAGCGGCCGAAGTCCTCCACGCTGAACGGCCCACAAGGGATCTACAGCCAATACGGCTACGCGGGCTACAGCTATACGACCTACGACCTAGAGGGTGGCTGCGCGTCGACTTTAATAGACCCCGAATATAAGATCGAGACGACCGTCGCCAACGGTGAATTCATGATCGCCACGGCAGTCATAGGCGCATCCAACGCGCTCCGCGAGCGCGCATGGGACCCCCAAGCATTGTGGGGTTGGGCTGATCCGCTTGTTGATAAAGCAACCAAGGCCGTCTACGAGAAGGTATTCAGCGTTTTCGGAGTCATCACTCTAGCAGTTGTCGGTCTCTATCTTCTGTGGCGATCACGCCAGGCCGACATGGGCGCGGCCACAACGACCGCAGGGTGGGCGATCCTCATCATGGTCGCTGTGACCGCCATCGCCGCGTGGCCCGTCCGCTCGGCAAACATCGCCGACCAGAGCCTCATCACCACGTTGGGCGTCGTGCACGATGCAGTAGGACCACGGGCACAGGACACACCTGAGTCGAAATGTGACGACAAGACGCCCGGAGCATGTACAGATAATCGCCCACCGGCGGTTCGGGCCAGCGACACCGCGACCGAGACGATGCTCTATCGCAACTGGCTGCGAGGACTACTTGGCTCAGCCGACAGCGAGACCGCGAAGAAGTATGGACGCGCCCTCTACGACGCACGCTCGCTGACTTGGCGCGATGCGGAGCGACTGAGGACGAACCCGAATGATCGCCAGGCGACGATCAAGGCCAAGAATGCCCAGTGGGAGAAGGTGGCCGAACAGATCAAGGTTGAGGATCCGGAAGCTTACGAGTACCTGCAGGGCATCAATGGGATGGAGCGGATTGGCGCCGGTTTTATCGCGGTGCTGGCGGCGATCATGTTTGCGATGTTTGATTTGACTGCTTCTCTGCTGGTGTTGCTGGGCTTCCTGATCTTTCGGTGGGCGGTTATTGCCGCGCCGATTCTTGGCACGGTTGGGTTGTTGCGGCCGGCTAGTTCGGGAATTCGGCGGCTTGGCAACGCCGTCATTGCGGCGATCTTCAATATTGCGATCTTCGGGACCGGGGCGGCGATCTATCTCTTCGCTGTGGATCTCATCATGAACACTGCAAGCCTGCCTGGATGGCTGCAGGTGGTTCTGGTGTGGCTGTGCGGGGTCGTGGGTTGGTTGCTTCTCCGCCCGTACCGGCGGATCACTCAGTTGGGCGGTAAGGACAGCACGGCGGCGATCACGTCGGCCGGGTCGTGGCATCGGAGGTTCTTCCGGGATATGCGGGAGGCTGCGAAGCTCGACGTCGCCGATGCCGGGGGGACGACCGAGCCGCGGATCGGCAAGGGGCGGACCGTCTTTGTCGAGCAGGGCAATCTTCGGCCCGAGGCTCGCCTCGAGGATCCGGCGCATGCTGCTGCGGCTCGCACCGAGACGACGTCCGGGGCGGTTCGGGATGCGACCGTGGTCGCCCCGCGGCCGGATGGTCAGGAGTCTTCTGGGGACGCCGCGGCGGTGGGGGATCCTCGGCCAGGTCCGGTGGGTGGCGCGGCTTCGCCGAACCGGCAGCGGAGGGCGGCGGGGTGGACCGAGCCCGATGTCGCCGAGCCGCCGGCTTCATACGCGATCTATCGTCCGGAGACCGGCGCGACCACGCGGGAACCGGCGCCGCCGCGGGTGCGTACCGAGGCCCGGTGA